TTCCAGCCTCTCCCGAAGGAGCGAGGAATGACTGAGATCGCGGGGCAGGATTGTCATAATAAAACGTGAAAGCTGGAAGTCTTGCGCTTCTTGAACGGGGTCAATTCACTCCCAATTGCATCCATGCACGTTTGGGGGTGTCTACTTCACACATCCGGTTCCCTATCTATCGGATCTTTACGGCGTTGGCGGCGAAGAAATAGTCCAATCATGATCAAGATCGGGATGACAAGATAGGCTTGGAAGGTCTTGTGCGGCCCGATCCAGGCTATCGGAACAGCCGCCAGGAGATACCCCAGCAGTCCGAGCGCGTAGTAACCCACCGCAAATACCGACAGTCCCTCGACGAGATGTTGCAGCCGCAGCTGGTTGCTGGCGGTTTCACCGAGCGAGCGAAGGAGTTCGCCACTCTGAACATTCAGCCGCGTTTCTATCCGCGCTCGCAACAAGCCGGTGGCTTGTTCGATCCGCAGCGCGAGATCGCCTATCCGAGCGGCAAAGTTCTCGCATGTCCGCAAGGCAGGCAACAGGCGTCGATTGGTAAATTCGGTCAGGGATTGGAAATCGTTGAGCGTGCGCGCGCCGAGACTCTCGAGGCGGTCGCTGGCTATCTGGCCATAGGCCCTCGTGGCGCTTAGCCTGAAGGAGACTCCATCGCGCAGATGCGCGACTTCTCCTGCCGCGATGATCAATTCGTCGAGGATCTCCAGATCATCGGTCGGGCCCGCCAGCTGGTTGATTATCGCGCTCGCGCGTTCTTCCAATCTCGCGAGCTCGCTTTCGCGTTCGCGCACCAACGGAAGCGAGAGCAGTGCGAGGTTGCGGTAGTTACCCAGCTCCTGAAGCTGCTGGATCGCGCGACCGGTCTCGTTGGGTCCCATCGATCCGGGCTTGATCAGAAGCTGCCCGAACCCGTCTTCTTCGTTCAGCCGGAAATTTGACCAGAATTGCAGTTCGCCGATTTGCCCTGCCACAGTTTCCGACCGGTTGAGCTGCCATTCCTGTTGCAGATTGCGAATGCGTACAGGGTCATTCTCGACGGCAATCTTGATGGCTCGCAGGACCTGGCCCGGAATAGGGTCGAGCAGCGGCAGGAGTTGCCGGCATAGTTCACCGACCCCGCTGACGCGTGCAACCACCGTGAACGTGCATGCTTCGCTGTGCCGTTCCCAAAGAAAGTCCATCCCGTCGCAGGAAAAGTGACCATGGCGCGTGGCCCTGCGGTCTTGCGCATCGCCCTCCAGCCGCCGAATGAGCCTCTGGGTGCCCGCCTGCGTCTGGAGGAGAAGGAATTGAACCATCGCGGTCGGGGCATCGACCGACGGACTGGGGCGCAGATGCATCTCTTCGACAACTTGCCGCCGAACAGGGTCAACCTCGATCATCGGCTGCATCCGTGTTGTCTCCACTGTGTCGCCTGTGTTCGATGACCGAGCGAGTCGGAGAACCGTATCCGCCGCAAGTGTGGCGAACTCTGGAAAATAGACATCGAGCGTCGCGCCCAAGGCGGGCAGGCGGGTCTACGAGTGTTGGCGGCAGATGCGCTGATCGAAAGGAGGTTTCGACCCGCCCCGATGCAAGCCCGATGATTACCGCACTTCGCGCGAGGTCGTTCGAGAACCCGTATGCTTTGAGGCCGCCACATCTCAGAATACGAAGGTCAAATCGGAATAAATGTAGCGGGTGTCGTCCCGACTGATCACGCCTGGCGCCTCTTTCAGGAAATCTCCCTTAAGCAACAAGGCGCCGCCGACTTCGAAACGAACTTTCGGGGAAAGGCGATAACGCGCGCGAAGGAAAAACTGGTCCCCAACCTCGCCGTTGGGACCATTCCTGATCCCTGTACGCCCGAACACATCGTTCGGCTCGGGCGCGCGCAGGCGCCGGAAAGTGTTCCAGATAGTCCACTTTCCCGGTGTCCAGATCACGTCCGCGCCAAACGAGGAGACATTGGACAGAGTGGTCGGGCCATAAAGTCCGGGCGGAGCGTAGTCGGGGAAGATGGCCCCGAAGAGTTGGTCGAACCGCGTAATTTTATCGCTCTCGTCCTGTCCCGAGCCGTATGTGGCCGACACGGCGAAACGCGGGCCGATCGCATTGTCGAGCCGGTAACCGAGTTCGCCATAAAGATAGAAGGCGCGAACATCTTTGTCGACGAGGTCGGTGGCCGCCGCCGTACGCCGCGCCTTTCCGCGCTGGAGAATTCCTTCAAGCTCAAAGTCCAGCTTTCCGCGCTTCGGCTCGCGGTAGATACGCATGCCGGGTGTCAAAAGCCTTCGGTCGCGTGTCTGGAAACCGGAACTGTCTCTTTCGCCGAGGTAATAAGCGTAGAGTTCGAGATTTAGATCAGCGACCTTGCGATGATAAAATGCGCCAGCGAGTTGGAGGTCGAAACCATTGCGATCAATTTCGATCCGGTTGTCGTAATACCCTTCGATGTCGTCTGGGAGGATCCTGGTCGGCAACATGTAGAAGGCTGTCAGGCCGTCCGTGTTGCCGCGCTTTATATCGCCGCGCAGACCGAGATACGTGTTTGCCGTGTTGCGAAACAACGGATTGTTGATCAAACGGGCAGAGCCGAGCAGCATGCGTTGCTGCCCAAGTTTCAGCGTGGTGTTCGTGCCCTCGCCAAGCCCATCGCCAAGATCGTACTGCGCCCAATACTGCAAGGGCTCAAGCGCGTTGACCTCCGCTTGCCGCAGTGTGCTGTTGTCGGCGGTGCTGTAGGCCCTCGCGTCCATTATCTCTCCGCCCAAGACAAGATCGCCCATCTTGTATTGCGCGTCGACACGCGTCTGCAGGAGCAGGAGTTCTTCGCTATCAGGGCCGAACGATCTGAACTGCCCATCGATTGCCTCACCCCGAACGCGGAACTGGCCGGTGATCGAGAACCCGTCCTCGCTCTGCTCCGGACCGGATGCGGCGCGCGCGCGCGCGCGCGGCCGGAGGCAAATCCTGTTCGACCGCTGCGGACCTTCCGAGCGTATCGACCGGTCCAGCCGGGACGGTCACTTCCACTGTCCGCGACGGGCTTTCCTGGGCTGTTGCCGGAAACGCCGAGAAAAGCGCTGAAGCACTTAACAGGAAAGAACTGGTTCGGGCCTCGCGGCCAAGAGCAAACCGGCACGTGATCGCCATAAGCGAAGATATCCTTCGGGAGCGTTGAAGCGAAAAAGCGGGCAGCGGCTCCAAAGACGGCCGACAGGAGGGCCAGACACGACGATGTGTGCCTGGCATGCCGCTGGCAATGGAGGCCGGATCGCTCCGGCCCCCGGCATCAGGTCAGCCATCCGGCATTGTGACGTAACCCTGCAGCGCATAATTGGTCAGGACGATCTGGGCCGAGAGGCTCATCTCGGTGAATTCGTTGAGATCGCTCTCGGCAATGTCGCTGCCCGCCATTGTCTGTCCGCAGGCGTAAAACTTCACCCCGAAATCGTGCAACGCCTTCATCAGCTCGAGATTGGGATTCTGGGCACCGTCATGAGCAGCCGCATAGGCCTCGTTGGTCAGCGCGGCATCGATTGCCGGACCGTAGAGCACGATCGCGATGTCGATATCGTCCTGCGGGACACCGCCGGCTGTCAGGAGGTTCACGACGCGGGCGGCCGACCACAGGGTCCGGTTCACGCCTTCGCGCTGGGCATCCGAATCGATCGCCCACACCAGCTTGTATTCCATACCCGGAATGGGCCGTTCGGCGGCGTTGGGATAGTTCTTGATCTTCCCGTAGCCCTGGATCGTCGGCGTGGTCCATTCGGGCGACTGTGCTGCGGCGGGACCGGCTATCGCAAGCGACACGCCCGCCATGCTCACCATGATTGATTTCATCATATCGTTGTCTTTCCTTGTGAAATGTTGGGTTTGTTGATCGGTCTAACGAAATTCGTAATCCGCGCCTGGAATGGTGGAGAAGCTGTATTCGCCGAGCTCATTCGAAACGGCCCTGCCGTCGAGTTTCGGTGAAATCGTGCCTTGTTCGTCGAGATAGCCGGCGATGGCTTCGTGCACGGTGAAAGGCTGTTCCTCGACGTCCGTAACATTGGGTAGCCGGTTGAAATTGCTTTCGGGCGCGCCCGTACGGATGACCGAGGTGACGGTGTAGGTTGCATCGGCCTGGTAGGGCTATCCGTCGACAAGCAGTTCGGTAATGCGCTGCCCCTTCGGGAGCGATGGCTCGAAGCGCATTCTGATACCGGAGAAGCGAACGAGATAGCCTCCGAAGCGCTCGGCCGGCTTGGGCGAGAAGGCGTTGTTGACCTCGTTTTCCAGCCACTGATGCAACACCTCACCCTTTACCTTTCCTGTCTTGAGCTTGGTATTGAGCGGCATCCAGTTCCACAGGTTCGCCATGGTGATCGGCGCCGGTCGATCGTTTTGCGGTACGACGGGATTGCCGTAACGGAAGCCATTGGAAAGCGCGATCTGCGTGCCTGTTTTCCAGCGAAACGCGTCGGTTATCATGTGGTCCATCGGCGTCTCGACGGTGAGATAACGATAGATGGGGGGCGAGGTGTACCCCATCACCCGCTCTAGTTCCTCGCGGTGCGGTGCCTTTGCCTGCTCGATGAGAGCGGCCATTTGGGGATCGGCTGGATACTTATCCGGGTCGACGTCGAGCAGTTCATAGCTGTCGCCGACAACCTCGCCATCCCTGATCGTCAGCGTGAGCTTGCCGACGAAAGTGCCAAAGGCACCCGGTTCGGTCACTTTCGCATGGCGCCGTTGCAAAGGCTGCCTGATGCGTTCGTGCGTGTCGCTGCCGAGCACGTAATCGACGTGCTCGCTGACCGGACTGTCGGCAATGGCAATCTGCTTGAAGACCCCAAGATGGGTGATGAGAAACATCACATCGATATCATTGGCTACCACGAACTCATCGATCTTGTTCTTGAGGCGACCGTCGACCTCGCTGAACACCAGGCCATCGCTCATCGCAGGGTTCTGCCGCCGCGGGACATCAGGATCATCGAGACCCAGGAAACCGAGCTTCACACCCTCGATCTCGCGGATCATGGTCTGCTCGTAGATCGGCTCGAAGGTGTCGGCATGATAGATGTTCTCGACGATCGGTGTCGTCCCGAGGTTGTTCTCGAGCCTGATCATCTGGTCCTTGCCATAGACCACCGCCCAGTTGCCCGGCACGATCACGTCATATTTGAGATGGCGCAGCGGGCCGATCAGGGCCTCGCCTTTGGACATGGCCGAATAGCCGTCGCCCTGGTAAAGATCGCCCGCGTCGATCAGAAGCGTTCGTCCCGGGTTGGCCGCGCGTTCCTGTTCGACCAGCGTCTTGATATGGGCAAGACCGCCACGCTCGCGGAAGACGATTTCGCCGTCTTCGAGAAACAGATCCTGGTGGGGGTCCATCTGTCCATGCAGATCGGCAAGCTGGAGGATCGTAACCTCCACAGTATCCTCTGATTGGGCGCCAGTCGGTTCCGCATCCGATGCGGAAGCGGCGTTGGCCACGCCGCCTAGAGCCAAGGCGGCGGCGGACATGAATACGGTGGAACGCTTGAAGTTCAGTACCACGCAATCTCTCCCCTCACGATTTTGAGAGCGAATTGCAGGGCAAGCTTAAGGCAAACTTAGGTCGGCTTTTCGCTGATGAGCGCGCACGGGAAACACGGTGGGACCCGATGACGATGCAAGACAGGAAAGCGGCGGGCACTTGCGTCCGGAAGACGACATCGGGGAGCCGCCATCCAGTTGCTTTCCTCGAACCGCTCCAGGCTCTTCATCGGCGCGACAGGTCGATGTTTCCCGTCCCTGGACCGCTCGGAGAGGCCCTGGGCCGGGCGGGGGCTGGCGCAACCTGCGGCCCGTCGGCCCGTGTGGCCCGCGCCAGCCTAGGGCCGCAGGTTTCCCGCTCTCGCGGTGCGCCCGCCCCCTTGTCCCGGCCCTGATCGGGCTCCGGCGGACCGGTGACGAGATGAGCAAATCGAGTCCTTGCTCCGCCGCTCAAGAACAGGAGACCAGATCATGTATGACAGCTTCATCGAACAACTGGCAGGGCTCGATCTGTCAGGTTTCAGTATCAAACCG
Above is a genomic segment from Erythrobacter sp. 3-20A1M containing:
- a CDS encoding DUF3422 domain-containing protein, whose product is MIEVDPVRRQVVEEMHLRPSPSVDAPTAMVQFLLLQTQAGTQRLIRRLEGDAQDRRATRHGHFSCDGMDFLWERHSEACTFTVVARVSGVGELCRQLLPLLDPIPGQVLRAIKIAVENDPVRIRNLQQEWQLNRSETVAGQIGELQFWSNFRLNEEDGFGQLLIKPGSMGPNETGRAIQQLQELGNYRNLALLSLPLVRERESELARLEERASAIINQLAGPTDDLEILDELIIAAGEVAHLRDGVSFRLSATRAYGQIASDRLESLGARTLNDFQSLTEFTNRRLLPALRTCENFAARIGDLALRIEQATGLLRARIETRLNVQSGELLRSLGETASNQLRLQHLVEGLSVFAVGYYALGLLGYLLAAVPIAWIGPHKTFQAYLVIPILIMIGLFLRRQRRKDPIDREPDV
- a CDS encoding alginate export family protein, whose product is MDRSIRSEGPQRSNRICLRPRARARAASGPEQSEDGFSITGQFRVRGEAIDGQFRSFGPDSEELLLLQTRVDAQYKMGDLVLGGEIMDARAYSTADNSTLRQAEVNALEPLQYWAQYDLGDGLGEGTNTTLKLGQQRMLLGSARLINNPLFRNTANTYLGLRGDIKRGNTDGLTAFYMLPTRILPDDIEGYYDNRIEIDRNGFDLQLAGAFYHRKVADLNLELYAYYLGERDSSGFQTRDRRLLTPGMRIYREPKRGKLDFELEGILQRGKARRTAAATDLVDKDVRAFYLYGELGYRLDNAIGPRFAVSATYGSGQDESDKITRFDQLFGAIFPDYAPPGLYGPTTLSNVSSFGADVIWTPGKWTIWNTFRRLRAPEPNDVFGRTGIRNGPNGEVGDQFFLRARYRLSPKVRFEVGGALLLKGDFLKEAPGVISRDDTRYIYSDLTFVF
- a CDS encoding DsrE family protein, coding for MMKSIMVSMAGVSLAIAGPAAAQSPEWTTPTIQGYGKIKNYPNAAERPIPGMEYKLVWAIDSDAQREGVNRTLWSAARVVNLLTAGGVPQDDIDIAIVLYGPAIDAALTNEAYAAAHDGAQNPNLELMKALHDFGVKFYACGQTMAGSDIAESDLNEFTEMSLSAQIVLTNYALQGYVTMPDG
- a CDS encoding bifunctional UDP-sugar hydrolase/5'-nucleotidase, producing the protein MVLNFKRSTVFMSAAALALGGVANAASASDAEPTGAQSEDTVEVTILQLADLHGQMDPHQDLFLEDGEIVFRERGGLAHIKTLVEQERAANPGRTLLIDAGDLYQGDGYSAMSKGEALIGPLRHLKYDVIVPGNWAVVYGKDQMIRLENNLGTTPIVENIYHADTFEPIYEQTMIREIEGVKLGFLGLDDPDVPRRQNPAMSDGLVFSEVDGRLKNKIDEFVVANDIDVMFLITHLGVFKQIAIADSPVSEHVDYVLGSDTHERIRQPLQRRHAKVTEPGAFGTFVGKLTLTIRDGEVVGDSYELLDVDPDKYPADPQMAALIEQAKAPHREELERVMGYTSPPIYRYLTVETPMDHMITDAFRWKTGTQIALSNGFRYGNPVVPQNDRPAPITMANLWNWMPLNTKLKTGKVKGEVLHQWLENEVNNAFSPKPAERFGGYLVRFSGIRMRFEPSLPKGQRITELLVDG